The genome window CAAGGATACTGATGTACCGTTTTTAGGTGGACGAAATGAAATCCGATCACAGCTCCCTGAAGACACTCATCGACAGCTGTTCCACCATGGATGCCCACACACATTCTGATCAATACAGGGGAGAAGATAGATCTCTCATGCTGAAAGATGTTGTTGAAGAGAGAATCCTAACTCTCAGCTCAGCCACGGACCCGGAGTCGATAAGAGAGTCTTTCAGGCTGAACAGACTCTGTCCCTGGATACTGACGGCCGCAGGGATTCATCCCTGGAAGGCCGGTCTTTTTGGTCCGCAGGATCTGGAATATCTCGAAGAAGAGTTTAAATCAGCACAACAAATCAGTGAAATTGGAATGGACAGTTACTGGGCTCCCCCCGAGGCTAAACCTGAGATGCAAAGGAAACTTTTTGAAGCCCAGCTGAGGATGGCCGTAATACACCAAAAACCGGTCACACTCCATACAAAGGGTGCTGAAAACCAGGTGTTTAACCTTCTAAAACAGTTGAATCCACCCTCGATTCTGATCCACTGGTTTGACGGCAGCCGGGAACAACTTCAGGATTTCCTGGATTTGAATTGC of Oceanispirochaeta crateris contains these proteins:
- a CDS encoding TatD family hydrolase, with the protein product MKSDHSSLKTLIDSCSTMDAHTHSDQYRGEDRSLMLKDVVEERILTLSSATDPESIRESFRLNRLCPWILTAAGIHPWKAGLFGPQDLEYLEEEFKSAQQISEIGMDSYWAPPEAKPEMQRKLFEAQLRMAVIHQKPVTLHTKGAENQVFNLLKQLNPPSILIHWFDGSREQLQDFLDLNCFFTIPPSIISNDRSTEMIKRIPLNRLLPETDNPPTWPWLFNHPSRAIQIKSVVSAASQILKLPASELHMKFKDNLRAFLIF